One part of the Salinivirga cyanobacteriivorans genome encodes these proteins:
- the pruA gene encoding L-glutamate gamma-semialdehyde dehydrogenase gives MPKGFFNVPKAVNEPVRSYAPGTKDREELKKALKELKSKQVEIPMVIGGKDVKTDKKVDIHPPHELAHTLGHYYQGSAKEVNMAIDAAMEAKEKWAATPWHERAAIFLKVADLLTGPYRYKMNAAAMLGTSKTAHQAEIESACEFADFMRFGVEYMTKIYEEQPVSDKNTWNRVEYRPLEGFVFALTPFNFTAITANLPAAPAMMGNTVVWKPSKLNIYSANVVMEIFREAGLPDGVINLIFASGPVVADTVFASPDFAGFHFTGSTPVFQQSWKKIGDNITKYKTYPRIVGETGGKDYIFASPKADAKAVATAMVRGAFEYQGQKCSAASRTYLPGNLADEIFKYVKEDVSTIKQGSPEDFSNFLCAVIDESAFDKHAAAIDMAKEDSSCEIIAGGGYDKSKGYFIEPTVIKTTNPKFYSMEEELFGPVLTVYVYDENKVDETLDILDNTSIYGLTGAIFTQDRYEIDYLTKRLVNTAGNFYVNDKPTGAIVGQQPFGGARGSGTNDKAGSMLNQLRWVSARSIKENFVPAKDYRYPYMEDE, from the coding sequence ATGCCTAAAGGTTTTTTCAATGTCCCGAAAGCAGTAAACGAACCAGTACGTTCGTATGCTCCAGGCACAAAAGATCGTGAAGAGCTCAAAAAAGCGCTTAAAGAGCTTAAGTCAAAACAAGTTGAGATACCAATGGTAATTGGTGGTAAAGATGTAAAAACAGACAAAAAAGTTGATATTCATCCACCACATGAATTGGCTCATACACTGGGGCACTATTACCAGGGAAGTGCTAAAGAGGTAAATATGGCTATTGATGCTGCAATGGAGGCAAAAGAAAAGTGGGCAGCAACACCATGGCACGAGCGTGCAGCTATTTTTCTCAAAGTAGCAGATCTGCTCACCGGACCTTATCGCTATAAAATGAATGCCGCAGCTATGCTCGGCACATCTAAAACTGCTCATCAGGCTGAAATCGAGTCAGCATGCGAGTTTGCCGACTTTATGCGTTTTGGCGTGGAATATATGACCAAGATTTATGAAGAGCAACCCGTTTCTGACAAAAACACCTGGAACAGAGTTGAATACCGCCCGCTGGAGGGTTTTGTTTTTGCACTTACACCTTTCAATTTTACTGCTATTACTGCAAACCTTCCCGCTGCACCTGCTATGATGGGTAACACTGTAGTATGGAAGCCTTCAAAATTGAATATCTATTCGGCCAACGTGGTTATGGAAATATTCCGTGAGGCAGGATTACCAGACGGAGTAATTAATCTCATTTTTGCTTCTGGTCCTGTTGTGGCCGATACCGTTTTTGCAAGTCCTGATTTTGCCGGTTTCCATTTTACAGGTTCTACACCAGTATTCCAGCAATCATGGAAGAAAATTGGCGATAACATTACAAAATATAAAACCTACCCACGTATTGTTGGAGAAACAGGTGGTAAAGATTATATTTTTGCGTCGCCAAAAGCCGATGCTAAAGCTGTTGCTACAGCAATGGTACGCGGTGCATTTGAATACCAGGGACAGAAATGTTCAGCTGCTTCAAGAACTTATTTGCCAGGTAACCTTGCCGACGAAATTTTCAAATACGTGAAAGAAGATGTTTCAACAATTAAGCAAGGATCACCCGAAGATTTTTCAAACTTCCTTTGCGCCGTAATCGATGAATCAGCATTTGATAAACACGCTGCTGCTATCGATATGGCTAAAGAAGATAGCTCTTGCGAAATTATTGCAGGCGGTGGTTATGATAAATCTAAAGGTTATTTCATCGAACCAACGGTTATTAAAACCACGAATCCAAAGTTCTACTCTATGGAAGAGGAACTTTTTGGTCCAGTGTTAACCGTTTATGTGTATGATGAAAATAAGGTGGATGAAACCCTTGATATCCTTGATAATACATCTATTTATGGATTAACAGGAGCTATTTTCACACAAGACCGTTACGAAATCGATTACCTGACAAAACGTTTGGTTAATACAGCTGGTAACTTCTACGTGAACGACAAACCAACAGGAGC